In Pseudomonas oryzicola, one DNA window encodes the following:
- a CDS encoding lipocalin family protein, with protein sequence MRRLHLLMGVCLALLLGGCAGSVHDPLAPKTAGNVDLKRYQGKWYELARLPMRYQDGCEQSEAHYNLRVDGSLGVLNRCRTMGDEWLRAEGHANIQEPGHTDKLWVEFDNWFTKLVPGVARGEYWILYVDERYRTAVVGSPDRKHLWLLSRTPTLPAWERENLMSRARQQGYDTSRLIWRASDQQIVKMH encoded by the coding sequence ATGAGGCGCCTGCACCTGTTGATGGGGGTATGCCTGGCGTTGCTGCTGGGCGGCTGTGCCGGCTCGGTACACGACCCGCTGGCACCGAAAACCGCTGGTAACGTCGACCTCAAGCGCTACCAGGGCAAATGGTACGAGCTGGCACGCCTGCCGATGCGCTACCAGGACGGTTGTGAGCAGTCCGAGGCGCACTACAACCTCAGGGTCGATGGCAGCCTGGGTGTGCTCAACCGTTGCCGCACCATGGGTGATGAATGGCTGCGTGCAGAAGGGCACGCGAACATTCAGGAACCGGGCCACACCGACAAGTTGTGGGTCGAGTTCGACAACTGGTTCACCAAGCTGGTGCCAGGCGTGGCCAGGGGCGAGTACTGGATTCTGTATGTGGACGAGCGCTACCGCACGGCAGTGGTTGGCAGCCCCGACCGCAAGCACTTGTGGCTCCTGTCGCGAACGCCGACGCTACCAGCCTGGGAGCGCGAGAACCTGATGTCCAGGGCGCGGCAACAGGGGTATGACACCAGCCGCTTGATCTGGCGCGCTTCGGACCAGCAGATCGTCAAGATGCATTGA
- a CDS encoding formimidoylglutamate deiminase codes for MPAYYAERALLPTGWAHNVRFEVAADGTLVAIAADASAEGAERLGGPVLPGMPNLHSHAFQRAMAGLAEVAGNPNDSFWTWRDLMYRLVGQISPEQLQVIARQLYIEMLKCGYTSVAEFHYVHHDQAGQAYADPAELSRRISAAAADSGIGLTLLPVLYSHAGFGGQAPTEGQRRFINSTEKYLQLQAQLAPLLAAQPAQQLGLCFHSLRAVTPGQISEVLAASDRQCPIHIHIAEQQKEVDDCLAWSGLRPLQWLYQHVDVDPRWCLVHATHAEPDEVSAMARSGAVAGLCLTTEANLGDGIFPAVDYLAQGGRLGIGSDSHVSLSVVEELRWLEYGQRLRDQRRNRLYRGDQPMVGRTLYDAALAGGAQALGQTVGELAVGKRADWLVLDGQDPYIAMAEGDAILNRWLFAGGNRQVRDVMVNGQWVVRQGRHAQEEESGRAFAGVLRQLLG; via the coding sequence ATGCCCGCCTATTACGCCGAACGTGCCCTCCTGCCCACCGGTTGGGCCCACAATGTCCGTTTCGAGGTAGCCGCCGACGGCACTCTGGTGGCAATCGCAGCCGATGCCAGTGCCGAAGGTGCCGAGCGCCTTGGCGGCCCTGTGCTGCCAGGCATGCCCAACCTGCACTCGCATGCCTTCCAGCGGGCCATGGCGGGCCTGGCGGAGGTGGCTGGCAACCCCAACGACAGCTTCTGGACCTGGCGCGACCTGATGTACCGCCTGGTCGGGCAGATCAGCCCGGAGCAACTGCAGGTCATCGCCCGCCAGCTGTACATCGAGATGCTCAAGTGCGGCTACACCTCGGTGGCGGAGTTCCATTACGTGCACCACGACCAGGCCGGCCAGGCCTATGCCGACCCGGCCGAGCTGTCCCGCCGCATCAGCGCGGCCGCAGCCGACAGCGGCATCGGCCTGACCTTGCTGCCAGTGCTGTACAGCCATGCAGGGTTTGGTGGCCAGGCCCCGACTGAGGGGCAGCGGCGGTTCATCAACTCCACCGAGAAGTACTTGCAGCTACAAGCACAATTGGCCCCGCTGCTGGCTGCGCAACCAGCTCAGCAACTGGGGTTGTGCTTCCACTCCCTACGGGCGGTGACGCCTGGGCAGATTAGCGAGGTGCTGGCAGCCAGCGACCGGCAATGCCCGATACATATCCACATCGCCGAGCAGCAGAAGGAGGTGGACGACTGCCTGGCCTGGAGCGGCCTGCGGCCGTTGCAGTGGCTGTACCAGCATGTGGACGTGGACCCGCGCTGGTGCCTGGTGCATGCCACTCATGCCGAGCCGGATGAAGTCAGCGCCATGGCGCGCAGCGGCGCAGTGGCCGGGCTGTGCCTGACCACTGAAGCCAACCTGGGCGACGGGATTTTCCCGGCAGTGGACTACCTGGCCCAAGGCGGCCGCCTGGGCATCGGCTCGGACAGTCATGTGTCGCTGAGCGTTGTGGAGGAATTACGCTGGCTGGAATACGGCCAGCGGCTGCGTGACCAGCGACGTAATCGCTTGTACCGGGGCGACCAGCCGATGGTCGGGCGCACGTTGTATGACGCCGCGCTGGCCGGTGGCGCGCAAGCCTTGGGGCAGACGGTCGGTGAGCTGGCAGTGGGCAAGCGTGCCGACTGGCTGGTGCTCGATGGGCAGGATCCCTACATTGCCATGGCCGAGGGTGATGCCATTCTCAACCGTTGGCTGTTTGCTGGCGGTAATCGGCAGGTGCGCGATGTGATGGTAAACGGGCAGTGGGTGGTGCGCCAGGGCCGGCATGCGCAGGAAGAGGAAAGCGGGCGGGCGTTTGCCGGGGTGTTGCGCCAGCTGTTGGGGTAA
- the hutC gene encoding histidine utilization repressor produces the protein MGEGPAPLYARVKQMIVQQIENGSWPPHHRVPSESELVSQLGFSRMTINRALRELTAEGLLVRMQGVGTFVAEPKTRSALFEVNNIADEIAARGHQHSCQVITLAEEAAGSERALALDMREGQRVFHSLIVHYENGVPVQIEDRYVNAQIAPDYLKQDFTRQTPYAYLSQVAPLTEGEHVVEAILAEPDECKLLQIEQGEPCLLIRRRTWSGRQPVTAARLIHPGSRHRLEGRFSK, from the coding sequence ATGGGCGAGGGCCCGGCGCCATTGTACGCCCGGGTCAAGCAGATGATCGTCCAGCAGATCGAGAATGGCAGCTGGCCGCCGCACCACCGTGTGCCGTCCGAAAGCGAGCTGGTCAGCCAGTTGGGCTTCAGCCGCATGACCATCAACCGCGCGTTGCGCGAGCTTACCGCCGAAGGGCTGTTGGTGCGCATGCAGGGGGTCGGCACCTTCGTTGCCGAACCCAAGACCCGTTCGGCGCTGTTCGAAGTCAACAACATTGCCGACGAGATTGCTGCCCGTGGCCACCAGCATAGTTGCCAGGTGATCACCCTCGCCGAGGAAGCCGCCGGCTCCGAACGCGCCCTGGCCCTGGACATGCGCGAAGGCCAGCGCGTATTCCATTCGTTGATCGTGCATTATGAAAACGGCGTTCCGGTGCAGATCGAAGACCGTTACGTCAATGCACAGATCGCCCCGGACTACCTCAAGCAGGATTTCACCCGGCAGACGCCCTACGCCTACCTGTCCCAGGTAGCGCCGCTGACTGAAGGCGAGCACGTTGTCGAAGCCATTCTCGCCGAGCCTGATGAGTGCAAGCTGCTGCAGATCGAGCAAGGTGAGCCGTGCCTGTTGATTCGCCGCCGTACCTGGTCCGGTCGCCAGCCTGTCACCGCAGCGCGGTTGATCCACCCCGGTTCCCGTCATCGCCTGGAAGGACGTTTCAGCAAATGA
- a CDS encoding HutD/Ves family protein: protein MSQLQWLRAKDYPRMPWKNGGGFTEEITRDAGDGLEGFGWRLSIADIEASGGFSTFAGYQRIITVLQGDGMRLTVDGQPSRPLVPFDAYAFSGESQVSCALLGGAIRDFNLIYAPLRYRARLQWYHGGSRLFSAASTVLVFSGQAQLAVSIDGQLQSALGLYDCLQLSGNERLLEVEVLGRCCVIELTPLS from the coding sequence ATGAGTCAACTGCAATGGTTGCGTGCCAAAGACTACCCGCGCATGCCGTGGAAGAACGGTGGTGGGTTCACCGAGGAAATCACCCGCGATGCAGGTGACGGGCTCGAGGGTTTCGGCTGGCGCCTGTCGATAGCCGATATCGAGGCCTCCGGTGGCTTTTCCACCTTTGCCGGGTATCAACGCATCATCACCGTGCTGCAGGGAGATGGCATGCGCCTTACGGTGGATGGCCAGCCCAGCCGGCCGCTCGTGCCCTTCGATGCCTATGCGTTCAGCGGTGAAAGCCAGGTGAGCTGCGCGCTGCTGGGCGGGGCGATCCGCGACTTCAACCTGATCTACGCACCGCTGCGTTACCGTGCGCGACTGCAGTGGTACCACGGCGGCAGTCGGCTTTTCAGTGCCGCCAGCACCGTGCTGGTTTTCAGTGGCCAGGCGCAGTTGGCGGTGAGTATCGACGGCCAGTTGCAATCGGCGCTGGGGCTGTATGACTGCTTGCAACTGAGCGGCAACGAGCGCCTGCTGGAAGTCGAAGTGCTCGGACGTTGCTGTGTTATCGAGCTGACCCCGCTTTCGTGA
- the hutU gene encoding urocanate hydratase, translated as MTDNKLNKFRDVEIRAPRGNKLTAKSWLTEAPLRMLMNNLDPQVAENPKELVVYGGIGRAARNWACYDKIVESLTQLNDDETLLVQSGKPVGVFKTHADAPRVLIANSNLVPHWANWEHFNELDAKGLAMYGQMTAGSWIYIGSQGIVQGTYETFVEAGRQHYGGSLKGKWVLTAGLGGMGGAQPLAATLAGACSLNIECQQSRIDFRLQTRYVDEQAHDLDDALARIAKYTAEGKAISIALHGNAAEILPELVKRGVRPDMVTDQTSAHDPLNGYLPAGWTWEQYRDRAQTEPAAVVKAAKQSMAVHVQAMLDFQKQGVPTFDYGNNIRQMAKEEGVANAFDFPGFVPAYIRPLFCRGIGPFRWAALSGDAEDIYKTDAKVKELIPDDAHLHRWLDMARERISFQGLPARICWVGLGLRAKLGLAFNEMVRSGELSAPIVIGRDHLDSGSVASPNRETEAMQDGSDAVSDWPLLNALLNTASGATWVSLHHGGGVGMGFSQHSGMVIVCDGTDAAAERIARVLTNDPATGVMRHADAGYQIAIDCAKEQGLNLPMITG; from the coding sequence GTGACTGACAACAAGCTGAACAAATTCCGTGACGTCGAGATCCGCGCCCCGCGTGGCAACAAGCTGACCGCCAAGAGCTGGCTGACTGAAGCGCCGCTGCGCATGCTGATGAACAACCTCGACCCGCAGGTTGCCGAAAACCCGAAAGAACTGGTGGTGTATGGCGGCATCGGCCGCGCCGCACGCAACTGGGCTTGCTACGACAAGATCGTCGAGAGCCTGACCCAGCTGAACGACGATGAAACCTTGCTGGTGCAGTCGGGCAAACCGGTCGGTGTGTTCAAGACCCACGCCGATGCCCCGCGCGTGCTGATTGCCAACTCCAACCTGGTACCGCACTGGGCCAACTGGGAGCACTTCAACGAACTGGATGCCAAGGGCCTGGCCATGTACGGCCAGATGACCGCCGGCAGCTGGATCTACATCGGCAGCCAGGGCATCGTCCAGGGCACCTACGAAACCTTCGTCGAGGCTGGCCGTCAGCACTACGGGGGCAGCCTCAAAGGCAAATGGGTGCTGACCGCGGGCTTGGGCGGCATGGGCGGCGCCCAGCCACTGGCAGCGACCCTGGCCGGCGCCTGCTCGCTGAACATCGAATGCCAGCAGAGCCGTATCGATTTCCGTCTGCAGACCCGCTACGTGGACGAGCAGGCCCACGACCTTGACGACGCCTTGGCACGCATCGCCAAGTACACTGCCGAAGGCAAGGCCATTTCCATCGCCCTGCACGGCAACGCCGCCGAGATCCTGCCCGAACTGGTCAAGCGCGGCGTGCGTCCGGACATGGTCACCGACCAGACCAGCGCCCACGACCCGCTCAACGGCTACCTGCCGGCGGGTTGGACCTGGGAGCAGTATCGCGACCGTGCGCAGACCGAGCCGGCCGCTGTGGTCAAGGCCGCCAAGCAGTCCATGGCCGTGCACGTGCAGGCCATGCTCGACTTCCAGAAGCAGGGCGTGCCGACCTTCGACTACGGCAACAACATCCGCCAGATGGCCAAGGAAGAAGGTGTCGCCAATGCCTTCGACTTCCCAGGGTTCGTGCCGGCGTACATCCGCCCGCTGTTCTGCCGCGGTATCGGCCCGTTCCGCTGGGCCGCGCTGTCCGGCGATGCCGAGGACATCTACAAGACCGACGCCAAGGTGAAGGAGCTGATCCCGGACGACGCCCACCTGCACCGCTGGCTGGACATGGCCCGCGAGCGCATCAGCTTCCAGGGCCTGCCGGCCCGTATCTGCTGGGTTGGCCTGGGGCTGCGGGCCAAGCTGGGCCTGGCGTTCAACGAGATGGTGCGCAGTGGCGAGCTGTCGGCACCGATCGTGATCGGCCGCGACCACCTCGACTCGGGGTCGGTTGCCAGCCCCAACCGCGAGACCGAGGCCATGCAGGACGGTTCGGATGCCGTCTCCGACTGGCCGCTGCTCAACGCGCTGCTGAACACTGCCAGCGGCGCCACCTGGGTTTCGCTGCACCATGGCGGTGGCGTGGGCATGGGCTTCTCCCAGCACTCCGGCATGGTCATTGTGTGTGACGGCACCGACGCGGCGGCCGAGCGTATCGCCCGCGTGCTCACCAACGACCCGGCTACCGGGGTGATGCGTCACGCCGACGCGGGTTACCAGATCGCGATCGATTGCGCCAAAGAGCAGGGTCTCAACCTGCCGATGATCACTGGCTGA
- a CDS encoding ABC transporter substrate-binding protein: MKTNKTLLASLFAVGLLGVAGGSQAAGWCESGKPVKFAGLNWESGMLLTDVMQFVLKNGYGCSTDSLPGNSITMENALGTNDIQVFAEEWVGRSEVWNKAEAAGKVVGVGAPVVGAEEGWYVPRYVIEGDAKRNLEAKAPDLKRVADLAKYSSVFKDQEEPSKGRFYNCPAGWTCELDNTRMLKDYGLESSYTNFRPGTGPALDAAVLSSYKRGEPILFYYWTPTPLMGQVDLVKLQEKDGVDKTVSIKVGLSKTFHDEAPELVEVLQKVNLPIDLLNQNLARMTKDRIESPALAKAFLKEHPEVWQAWVSEEAAKKINAAL; the protein is encoded by the coding sequence ATGAAAACCAACAAGACCTTGCTTGCCTCGCTGTTCGCCGTCGGCCTGCTTGGCGTTGCCGGCGGCAGTCAGGCCGCTGGCTGGTGCGAGTCTGGCAAGCCGGTGAAGTTCGCCGGATTGAACTGGGAAAGCGGCATGCTGCTGACCGACGTGATGCAATTCGTGCTGAAGAATGGCTACGGCTGTTCGACCGACAGCCTGCCCGGCAACTCCATCACCATGGAAAACGCGCTGGGCACCAATGACATTCAGGTATTCGCCGAAGAATGGGTTGGCCGCAGCGAGGTCTGGAACAAGGCCGAAGCCGCCGGCAAGGTCGTCGGTGTCGGCGCTCCGGTAGTGGGAGCGGAGGAGGGCTGGTACGTGCCCCGCTACGTGATCGAGGGCGACGCCAAGCGCAACCTCGAAGCCAAGGCGCCAGACCTCAAGCGCGTGGCCGACCTGGCCAAGTATTCCAGCGTGTTCAAGGACCAGGAAGAGCCCAGCAAAGGCCGCTTCTACAACTGCCCGGCCGGTTGGACCTGCGAGCTGGACAACACCAGGATGTTGAAGGACTACGGCCTGGAAAGCAGCTACACCAACTTCCGCCCCGGCACCGGCCCTGCGCTGGATGCCGCCGTGCTGTCTAGCTACAAGCGCGGCGAGCCGATCCTGTTCTACTACTGGACACCCACCCCGTTGATGGGCCAGGTCGACCTGGTCAAGCTGCAGGAAAAAGACGGCGTGGACAAGACCGTGTCGATCAAGGTCGGCCTGTCCAAAACCTTCCACGACGAGGCGCCGGAGCTGGTCGAGGTGCTGCAGAAAGTCAACTTGCCCATCGATCTGCTGAACCAGAACCTGGCCCGCATGACCAAGGATCGGATCGAGTCGCCCGCGCTGGCCAAGGCGTTCCTCAAGGAACATCCTGAAGTCTGGCAGGCCTGGGTCAGCGAAGAGGCTGCCAAGAAGATCAACGCGGCGCTCTGA
- a CDS encoding ABC transporter permease, with translation MFPDNLTFSIADWVNGWVDTLVTNYGDVFRHISDTLLWAIVSLEGMLRATPWWLMLGVVAVIAWHATRRVLPTLVITGLLFLVGAVGLWDKLMQTLALMLVATLISVLVGIPLGILSARSNRLRAVLMPLLDIMQTMPSFVYLIPVLMLFGLGKVPAIFATVIYAAPPLIRLTDLGIRQVDGEVMEAINAFGANRWQQLFGVQLPLALPSIMAGINQTTMMALSMVVIASMIGARGLGEDVLVGIQTLNVGRGLEAGLAIVILAVVIDRITQAYGRPRHEVSK, from the coding sequence ATGTTTCCTGACAACCTGACATTCTCCATCGCCGACTGGGTCAACGGCTGGGTCGACACCCTGGTGACCAACTATGGGGATGTGTTCCGGCACATCTCCGATACCTTGCTGTGGGCGATCGTCAGCCTCGAAGGCATGTTGCGTGCAACACCCTGGTGGCTGATGCTCGGCGTGGTGGCAGTCATCGCCTGGCACGCCACCCGGCGTGTCCTGCCGACCCTGGTGATCACCGGCCTGCTGTTCCTGGTGGGCGCCGTAGGCCTGTGGGACAAACTGATGCAGACGCTGGCGCTGATGCTGGTGGCCACGCTGATCTCGGTACTGGTGGGCATCCCCCTGGGCATTCTGTCGGCGCGCAGCAATCGCCTGCGCGCGGTGCTGATGCCGCTGCTGGACATCATGCAGACCATGCCCAGCTTCGTGTACCTGATCCCGGTGCTGATGCTGTTCGGCCTGGGCAAGGTGCCGGCGATCTTCGCTACGGTGATCTACGCTGCGCCGCCCCTGATTCGCCTGACCGACCTGGGGATTCGCCAGGTCGACGGCGAAGTGATGGAAGCGATAAACGCCTTCGGCGCCAATCGTTGGCAGCAACTGTTCGGCGTGCAACTGCCGCTGGCGCTGCCGAGCATCATGGCCGGTATCAACCAGACCACCATGATGGCCCTGTCGATGGTGGTGATCGCCTCGATGATCGGTGCCCGCGGCCTGGGCGAGGACGTGCTGGTCGGAATCCAGACCCTCAACGTCGGCCGTGGTCTGGAAGCAGGCCTGGCCATCGTGATTCTCGCGGTGGTGATCGATCGCATTACCCAGGCCTATGGCCGGCCACGCCATGAGGTGAGCAAATGA
- a CDS encoding quaternary amine ABC transporter ATP-binding protein, whose amino-acid sequence MSMQPISKIEVKNVFKIFGDRADEALQLIRNNHGKDQVLAQTGCVVGVNDLSLSIGSGEIFVIMGLSGSGKSTLVRHFNRLIDPTSGQILVDGEDILQYDMDALREFRRRKISMVFQSFGLLPHRNVLDNVAYGLKVRGESKQLCAERAQQWIETVGLKGYEKKYPHQLSGGMRQRVGLARALAADTDIILMDEAFSALDPLIRAEMQDQLLELQKTLHKTIVFITHDLDEAVRIGNRIAILKDGRLIQVGTPHQILHDPADEYVDRFVQRRAVAV is encoded by the coding sequence ATGAGCATGCAGCCGATCAGCAAGATCGAAGTGAAAAACGTCTTCAAGATCTTCGGCGACCGTGCCGACGAGGCCCTGCAGTTGATCCGCAACAACCACGGCAAGGACCAGGTGCTGGCCCAAACCGGTTGCGTGGTTGGCGTCAACGACCTGTCGTTGTCCATCGGCAGTGGCGAGATCTTCGTGATCATGGGCCTGTCCGGTTCGGGCAAGTCGACGCTGGTACGCCATTTCAACCGCCTGATCGATCCCACCAGCGGGCAGATCCTGGTCGATGGCGAGGACATCCTGCAGTACGACATGGACGCCCTGCGCGAATTTCGTCGGCGCAAGATCAGCATGGTGTTCCAGAGCTTCGGCCTGTTGCCGCACCGCAATGTGCTGGACAACGTCGCCTATGGCCTGAAGGTGCGCGGCGAGAGCAAGCAGCTGTGTGCCGAGCGCGCCCAGCAGTGGATCGAGACCGTCGGCCTGAAGGGCTACGAAAAGAAATACCCGCACCAGCTGTCCGGCGGCATGCGCCAACGTGTCGGCCTGGCACGGGCGTTGGCGGCGGATACCGACATCATCCTCATGGATGAGGCGTTCAGCGCCCTCGACCCGCTGATCCGCGCAGAAATGCAGGACCAGTTGCTGGAGCTGCAGAAGACCCTGCACAAGACCATCGTGTTCATCACTCATGACCTGGACGAGGCCGTGCGCATCGGCAACCGCATCGCCATCCTCAAGGATGGCCGCCTGATCCAGGTCGGCACGCCGCACCAGATCCTTCACGATCCGGCCGACGAATATGTTGACCGCTTTGTCCAGCGCCGCGCGGTCGCGGTATGA
- a CDS encoding HAL/PAL/TAL family ammonia-lyase — MSQVETVILSGVALRWQDIAAVARQGVRLELAPQVWARIDNAQAIVRHIVASGERAYGVNTGLGALCNVSLQGEQLSQLSRNTLLSHACGVGPALADEQTRAIICAAICNYSHGKSGIQRSVVEALLALLNHGITPQVPSQGSVGYLTHMAHVGVCLLGIGKVSYRGQIVDAAQALADEGLAPVQLGAKDGLCLVNGTPCMTGLACLALDDASRLLQWADVIGAMSFEALRGQIAAFDPEIIALKPHPGMQVVGENLRALLADSEVIAASKGIRTQDALSIRSIPQVHGAARDQLVHVVKQVEAELNGANDNPLLLGTPDDFRVVSQANPHGQSVALAADLLAIAMAEIGAIAERRLDRLVNPLVSGLPAFLVSNPGVNSGMMIAQYVAASLCAQNRQLAQPAVLDNYVTSGLQEDHLSLGTNAALKLHQVLENCFQILAIEYLLAAQAFEFFNGQRFGVGTHAAWCLLREQVPAYLEDRWLAPDIARAAALLKSSLAPQPVLPAAH, encoded by the coding sequence ATGTCGCAGGTCGAAACGGTGATACTCAGCGGCGTTGCACTGCGCTGGCAGGACATCGCCGCGGTCGCCCGCCAAGGGGTGCGCCTCGAGCTGGCCCCGCAGGTCTGGGCACGCATCGACAATGCCCAGGCGATCGTTCGCCATATCGTCGCCAGCGGTGAGCGGGCCTATGGCGTGAACACCGGGCTGGGCGCGCTGTGCAATGTGTCGCTGCAGGGCGAGCAACTCAGCCAGCTGTCGCGCAACACCTTGCTCAGCCACGCCTGTGGCGTTGGCCCGGCGCTGGCTGATGAGCAGACCCGGGCGATCATCTGTGCTGCCATCTGCAACTACAGCCATGGCAAGTCCGGTATCCAGCGCAGCGTGGTCGAGGCATTGCTGGCATTGCTCAACCACGGTATCACGCCGCAAGTGCCGTCACAGGGCTCGGTAGGCTACCTGACCCACATGGCCCATGTCGGCGTATGCCTGCTGGGCATCGGCAAGGTCAGCTACCGAGGGCAGATTGTCGATGCTGCCCAGGCCCTGGCCGATGAAGGCCTGGCGCCGGTACAGCTGGGTGCCAAGGACGGCCTGTGCCTGGTCAATGGCACGCCGTGCATGACCGGGCTGGCCTGCCTGGCCCTGGACGATGCCAGCCGGCTGCTGCAATGGGCCGACGTAATCGGTGCCATGAGCTTTGAAGCGCTGCGCGGCCAGATCGCCGCCTTCGACCCCGAAATCATTGCCCTCAAGCCTCACCCCGGCATGCAGGTGGTAGGCGAGAACCTGCGCGCGTTGCTGGCCGACAGCGAAGTGATCGCAGCCAGCAAAGGCATCCGTACCCAGGACGCCCTGAGTATCCGCTCGATCCCCCAGGTGCATGGCGCTGCCCGCGACCAGTTGGTGCATGTGGTGAAGCAGGTCGAGGCCGAACTCAACGGCGCCAACGACAACCCGCTGCTGCTGGGTACTCCGGACGACTTCCGGGTGGTCTCCCAAGCCAACCCGCACGGTCAGTCGGTGGCCCTGGCGGCGGATTTGCTGGCGATTGCCATGGCCGAGATCGGTGCGATCGCCGAGCGCCGCCTGGACCGCCTGGTCAACCCGCTGGTCAGCGGCCTGCCGGCGTTTCTGGTCAGCAATCCAGGGGTCAACTCCGGAATGATGATCGCCCAGTATGTCGCCGCCTCGCTGTGCGCGCAGAACCGTCAACTGGCGCAACCGGCGGTGCTCGACAACTACGTCACCTCCGGTCTGCAGGAGGACCATCTGAGCCTGGGTACCAATGCCGCGCTGAAACTGCACCAGGTGCTGGAGAACTGTTTCCAGATTCTGGCCATCGAGTACCTGCTGGCCGCCCAGGCATTCGAATTTTTCAACGGCCAGCGCTTTGGCGTTGGCACCCATGCCGCCTGGTGCCTGCTGCGTGAACAGGTGCCGGCGTACCTGGAAGACCGCTGGCTGGCGCCGGACATCGCCCGCGCCGCCGCACTGCTGAAATCCTCGCTCGCGCCGCAGCCCGTGCTGCCGGCCGCGCACTGA
- the hutH gene encoding histidine ammonia-lyase yields MEALNLIPGQLTLAQLRRIHQAPLHLSLDASAGAAIDASVACVEQIIAEDRTAYGINTGFGLLASTRIASHDLENLQRSLVLSHAAGVGAPLDDDLVRLIMVLKINSLSRGFSGIRRKVIDALIALVNAEVYPHIPLKGSVGASGDLAPLAHMSLVLLGEGKARHKGQWLPATEALAVAGLEPLTLAAKEGLALLNGTQASTAYALRGLFQAEDLYAAAIACGGLSVEAALGSRSPFDARIHEVRGQRGQIDTAACFRDLLGDSSEVSLSHKNCDKVQDPYSLRCQPQVMGACLTQLRQAAEVLGIEANAVSDNPLVFAAEGDVISGGNFHAEPVAMAADNIALAIAEIGSLSERRISLMMDKHMSRLPPFLVENGGVNSGFMIAQVTAAALASENKALSHPHSVDSLPTSANQEDHVSMAPAAGKRLWEMAENTRGVLAIEWLGACQGLDLRKGLKTSAKLEQARQALRSEVPHYDRDRFFAPDIEKAVELLAKGCLTGLLPAGVLPSL; encoded by the coding sequence GTGGAAGCCCTGAACCTCATTCCTGGCCAGCTGACCCTGGCCCAGCTGCGCCGGATCCACCAGGCGCCGCTGCACCTGAGCCTGGATGCCAGCGCCGGTGCGGCCATCGACGCCAGCGTCGCCTGTGTCGAGCAGATCATTGCCGAAGACCGTACGGCCTACGGCATCAACACCGGTTTTGGCCTGCTGGCCTCGACCCGCATTGCCAGCCACGACCTGGAAAACCTGCAGCGCTCGCTGGTGCTGTCCCACGCTGCCGGTGTCGGCGCGCCGCTGGACGATGACCTGGTGCGGCTGATCATGGTGCTGAAGATCAACAGCCTCAGCCGCGGCTTCTCCGGTATCCGTCGCAAGGTCATCGACGCGCTGATCGCCCTGGTCAACGCCGAAGTCTATCCGCACATCCCGCTCAAGGGCTCGGTGGGTGCCTCGGGCGACCTCGCCCCGCTGGCGCACATGTCGCTGGTATTGCTCGGCGAAGGCAAGGCCCGTCACAAGGGCCAGTGGCTGCCAGCTACAGAGGCCCTGGCGGTCGCCGGCCTCGAGCCGCTGACCCTGGCCGCCAAGGAGGGCCTGGCCCTGCTCAACGGTACCCAGGCTTCCACCGCCTATGCCCTGCGTGGCCTGTTCCAGGCCGAAGACCTGTATGCCGCGGCCATCGCCTGCGGCGGCCTGAGCGTCGAAGCAGCACTGGGCTCGCGCTCGCCGTTCGATGCGCGTATCCACGAAGTGCGTGGCCAGCGTGGCCAGATCGATACCGCTGCCTGCTTCCGTGACCTGCTGGGCGACTCCAGCGAAGTCTCGCTATCGCACAAGAACTGCGACAAGGTCCAGGACCCGTACTCGCTGCGCTGCCAGCCGCAGGTCATGGGTGCCTGCCTGACCCAGTTGCGTCAGGCCGCCGAAGTGCTGGGCATCGAGGCCAACGCCGTGTCGGACAACCCGCTGGTGTTCGCCGCCGAGGGCGACGTCATCTCCGGCGGCAACTTCCACGCCGAGCCGGTAGCCATGGCCGCCGACAACATCGCCCTGGCCATCGCCGAAATCGGCTCGCTCAGCGAGCGCCGCATCTCGCTGATGATGGACAAGCACATGTCCCGGCTGCCGCCGTTCCTGGTGGAAAACGGTGGGGTCAACTCCGGCTTCATGATCGCCCAGGTCACCGCTGCCGCCCTGGCCAGCGAGAACAAGGCCCTGTCGCACCCGCACAGTGTCGACAGCCTGCCGACCTCGGCCAACCAGGAAGACCACGTGTCGATGGCACCGGCTGCCGGCAAGCGCCTCTGGGAAATGGCCGAGAACACCCGTGGCGTGCTGGCCATCGAATGGCTGGGCGCCTGCCAGGGCCTGGACCTGCGCAAGGGCCTGAAGACCTCGGCCAAGCTGGAGCAGGCGCGTCAGGCGCTGCGTAGCGAAGTACCGCACTACGACCGTGACCGGTTCTTTGCTCCCGATATCGAAAAGGCCGTGGAACTGTTGGCCAAGGGTTGCCTGACCGGCCTGCTGCCGGCGGGTGTGCTGCCTAGCCTGTAA